The genome window TTCATCTATTATAGGTATGCCACTTTTTAACAACAGTTCTACTATAGCTATATCATTTGGTATTCCTGGACTTTTTATAACCTCTTGAGAACATAGCACCTTTTCCTCACTATGACCTCCTTCTTCAAAGGGGATATTGTGTGTTATCAAAAAATGCTTATATTGGGTCGCAATAATGTTAGCATCTGATACAAAAACATCTAATCCTAGTTTCTTTGCTAATAATGCAGCACCAATACCGCTTTCTCCACCGCCTAATATAACTAATGTCATTATAATTTAATTTAATCTTTTAGCTTTATGTTTTTGCTTTGTTATATGGGATATATAAAAGTAAATAATGACCCAACACCCTATGACTAAAATCATACGTGACAGTATGGTAAATCTGGGCATAAACCAATCAAGCTTTTCTTCTATCTGAAAATAAATTATAGATACCATGCATAAATTATGCATAGCATGTGCTATAATGGGATAAATAATGTGGCCGGTTTTATGATAAAGATAACTAAAGAAGCATCCCATGATGAAATAAAATGACATATTAGCTCTGTCTCCATGTATCAAGCTAAATAGTAATGCGCTGATTAATATAGATTGTACACGACGTTGTGTGATTGTATACAATAGTGGTTGAAAAACTCCTCTAAACAGTAATTCTTCGCTAATAGCAGCAAGACAGGTTACTTGTAGTATACCAAAAAATAAGAAATGGGCTGTGCTATCAAAGTGTAACGTAAGCTGTGTATCTAGTTTCCACCATTCTTGCTGAATGCTTGTCCATAGTGTCATAGAAAATATCATGATCAACTGAGCAACTACAATACCAGGTCCTAGCCTGAAAAAATTGGGAGGTCGTTTAGTAAACGTATTTATGCTTTTTTTCTCATAGAGGTACAAATAAACTACAGAAATAACGCATATCACAACATGTATTATAAGATCTTGCCAATTTTTTTTGTCTTCAGTGATTTCTAAAAAA of Cardinium endosymbiont of Culicoides punctatus contains these proteins:
- a CDS encoding CPBP family intramembrane glutamic endopeptidase, which gives rise to MRPIHKLFKLLNICLMSLGIGIILSTIIIKIHSCVFLEITEDKKNWQDLIIHVVICVISVVYLYLYEKKSINTFTKRPPNFFRLGPGIVVAQLIMIFSMTLWTSIQQEWWKLDTQLTLHFDSTAHFLFFGILQVTCLAAISEELLFRGVFQPLLYTITQRRVQSILISALLFSLIHGDRANMSFYFIMGCFFSYLYHKTGHIIYPIIAHAMHNLCMVSIIYFQIEEKLDWFMPRFTILSRMILVIGCWVIIYFYISHITKQKHKAKRLN